A single window of Gymnogyps californianus isolate 813 chromosome 16, ASM1813914v2, whole genome shotgun sequence DNA harbors:
- the MRPL40 gene encoding 39S ribosomal protein L40, mitochondrial, with protein sequence MLAAAARASQGLCGAWAVPGGARLSSWLPQTVPFRGSHWQTSLLAFRVSLPMRAQPKKKKKVDVKREQAQKDRMKKKIKKLEKAAPEMIPIEDFIPPLKYSDSNRVRSLPPLSFEETERRVLLMKKWCLFKQKQDKAEKKAIQTLVEAQQEALKELRLESEELYQAAIRRDKGLFPFERDGPNYTPPLPGYDPPEGKCVDITKVYTQ encoded by the exons ATGTTGGCGGCCGCAGCCCGGGCGAGCCAGGGGCTCTGCGGCGCCTGGGCAGTGCCCGGCGGCGCCCGGCTCAG ttctTGGCTGCCCCAGACAGTTCCGTTCCGAGGAAGTCACTGGCAGACTTCACTGCTGGCGTTCAGGGTGTCGCTCCCCATGAG AGCACAaccaaagaagaagaagaaagtggaTGTAAAGAGAGAGCAAGCACAGAAGGATCGtatgaaaaagaagattaaaaagttGGAAAAAGCTGCCCCAGAAATGATTCCAATTGAGGATTTTATACCACCACTGAAGTACTCGGATAGCAACAG GGTGCGAAGTCTTCCCCCTCTGTCATTTGAGGAGACTGAAAGAAGAGTTTTACTTATGAAAAAGTGGTGTTTGTTTAAGCAGAAACAAGAtaaggcagaaaagaaagcaattcagACCCTTGTAGAAGCTCAGCAAGAGGCACTAAAGGAACTGCGCCTTGAATCTGAGGAGTTGTATCAGGCAGCAATCAGACGAGATAAGGGGCTTTTCCCCTTTGAGAGAGACGGACCTAATTACACCCCACCACTTCCTGGTTACGATCCTCctgaaggaaaatgtgttgATATCACCAAAGTGTATACGCAGTGA
- the C16H22orf39 gene encoding UPF0545 protein C22orf39 homolog, with amino-acid sequence MAGGGTWRPPRSCEDYWWEWKHCRGLRHAFHHYYAHGELPACGRWRDDYEACRAWERGRAAAAQEALCKSERARVMEKQKYAPVWMLRKSPPPDWYLPLDQDKPN; translated from the exons ATGGCGGGCGGCGGGACCTGGCGG CCGCCGCGGTCGTGCGAGGACTACTGGTGGGAGTGGAAGCACTGCCGCGGGCTGCGGCACGCCTTCCACCACTACTACGCGCACGGGGAGCTGCCGGCCTGCGGCCGCTGGCGCGACGACTACGAGGCCTGCCGCGCCTGGGAgaggggccgcgccgccgccgcgcag GAAGCTTTGTGCAAGAGTGAAAGAGCTCGAGttatggaaaaacagaaatatgctCCAGTGTGGATGCTCAGGAAGAGCCCACCACCTGACTGGTATCTTCCACTTGACCAAGACAAACCAAATTAG